The stretch of DNA TTTCTCAGGAATCAGAAGAATATCCGGCGAACGCATTCCCTGAAGAATGATCCTGTAGATATTTCTTCCTCCTCTGCGGAAAATCTGGGATTTTATTGCTTCTTCCAGAGATATCTGTGTGGTTTCCTCGTGAAGTGTCATTACCAGCTGCTGATAGGAACGGCAGGCAAATGGAACGAACTCTGTACGGATCCTTCCGTTGATCAGTCGTCCCTCCATATATCCATGTTCCCCTGTATCATTCCTGTCAATGGGCTCCAGAGCCCCGGAAAAGGCCGCCTGGTCACGGATCAGGATCTGCGGCTTATGGATATGCCCTAACGCCACATAATCGAAGCCTGACGCCGCCAGAGCTGCTGCACTGAGAGGAATATGCTTCTCATCGCCGCCATGGGCCAACAGAATATGGATTCCTTCTTTCTGGACAGGGGCAGCCTGATCATAAAGTCCGTCTTTTATTTCCCGGTCATAGTAACTCAGTCCATACACATAGACATCAAGCCTGGGATCTTTAACGCAGGTCAGTTCCCGGCTCCTGAAAAATATAACATTGGAATTCCACTCAAACGTATTATAAAAAGAATCTCTGCTTATAAAATCATGATTTCCTGCCATCAGATACACTCTGGTATCCGGGATGGTGGAAAACAGATAATTTACTTCCTTAAGCTCTCTCATAAGAGGCTGGCGGTGGAACAGATCTCCGGATATAAATAGCAAATCCACCGGATCTTCGCGGATGCCCGCAATAACCCGGCGGAAAGTGCTCCAGATTTCTTCCTCCCGCTCTTTGCTCCACGGGCAGCCCCTGTCGGGAACCGCACCCAGATGCACGTCTGCAAGATGAATAAATCTCATAATGTTCTCCCTTGTGTGTCAGTCACACATATCAATACCTGTTGCCAATTTCTCTCTGCTGATCTCAGGAGCACAGAACGTCCTGCTGTGCAAAAGTGTTCTGATCAAAGATCGCAGTTCTTTACAGTTCTCGGGAATGGGATCACGTCACGGATGTTGCCCATACCTGTAAGGTACATGACACATCTCTCAAATCCAAGACCAAAGCCGGAATGACGTGTGGAACCATATTTACGAAGATCCAGATAGAAATCGTAATCCTCCGGTTTCAGACCCAGCTCATCCATACGTGTTCTCAGCTTGTCGTAGTCATCCTCTCTCTGGCTTCCTCCGATGATCTCTCCGATTCCCGGCACCAGACAGTCCATAGCCGCAACTGTCTTTCCATCCTCGTTGAGTTTCATGTAGAATGCCTTGATCTCCTTCGGATAATCTGTAACAAATACCGGTCTCTTGTAGACCTGCTCTGTCAGATAGCGCTCATGCTCTGTCTGAAGATCACATCCCCAGAATACCTTGTAATCAAATTTGTCATTGTTCTTCTCAAGGATCTCAACAGCCTCTGTATAGGTCACATGCGCAAATTCAGAATTAAGCACATGGTTCAGTCTGTCAAGAAGCCCCTTGTCAATGAAGGAATTGAAGAAGTTCATTTCCTCTGGTGCATTCTCAAAGACATAACGGATCACGTATTTCAGCATAGCCTCTGCAAGCTCCATAGCGTCCTGAAGGTCTGCAAACGCACACTCAGGCTCGATCATCCAGAACTCAGCTGCATGACGGGTAGTGTTGGAATTCTCAGCACGGAAGGTCGGTCCGAATGTGTAAATGTTGCGGAATGCCTGTGCATAAGTCTCTCCGTTCAGCTGTCCGCTTACGGTAAGGTTTGTCTCCTTTCCGAAGAAATCCTGTGAATAATCAACACTTCCATCCTCTGTCAGCGGAATATTCTTCGGATCCAGTGTTGTTACCTGGAACATCTCTCCTGCACCTTCACAGTCACTTCCTGTGATCAGCGGTGTATGCACATAGACAAAGCCTCTCTCCTGGAAAAATTTATGGATCGCATATGCGCAAAGAGAACGTACACGGAATACAGCCTGGAAA from Blautia sp. SC05B48 encodes:
- a CDS encoding metallophosphoesterase family protein, producing the protein MRFIHLADVHLGAVPDRGCPWSKEREEEIWSTFRRVIAGIREDPVDLLFISGDLFHRQPLMRELKEVNYLFSTIPDTRVYLMAGNHDFISRDSFYNTFEWNSNVIFFRSRELTCVKDPRLDVYVYGLSYYDREIKDGLYDQAAPVQKEGIHILLAHGGDEKHIPLSAAALAASGFDYVALGHIHKPQILIRDQAAFSGALEPIDRNDTGEHGYMEGRLINGRIRTEFVPFACRSYQQLVMTLHEETTQISLEEAIKSQIFRRGGRNIYRIILQGMRSPDILLIPEKLKSLGNVTDVVDESWPAYDLGELYKRYSGTLIGDYIGYFLAKKGMDTVEKKALYYGLQALLETGSRR
- the asnS gene encoding asparagine--tRNA ligase; this translates as MKLTTVKEIYRNREQYLDKEITVGGWVRSVRDSKAFGFIVLHDGSFFETLQIVYHDNMENFAEVSKLNVGAAIIVKGTLVATPQAKQPFEIQATEISVEGASAPDYPLQKKRHSLEYLRTMTHLRPRTNTFQAVFRVRSLCAYAIHKFFQERGFVYVHTPLITGSDCEGAGEMFQVTTLDPKNIPLTEDGSVDYSQDFFGKETNLTVSGQLNGETYAQAFRNIYTFGPTFRAENSNTTRHAAEFWMIEPECAFADLQDAMELAEAMLKYVIRYVFENAPEEMNFFNSFIDKGLLDRLNHVLNSEFAHVTYTEAVEILEKNNDKFDYKVFWGCDLQTEHERYLTEQVYKRPVFVTDYPKEIKAFYMKLNEDGKTVAAMDCLVPGIGEIIGGSQREDDYDKLRTRMDELGLKPEDYDFYLDLRKYGSTRHSGFGLGFERCVMYLTGMGNIRDVIPFPRTVKNCDL